From Nicotiana tabacum cultivar K326 chromosome 22, ASM71507v2, whole genome shotgun sequence, one genomic window encodes:
- the LOC142175927 gene encoding uncharacterized protein LOC142175927 has translation MDDLIQGTLHLLFCLADVEETEEYFIRYYHDLCKPDFGWQKLNIDGYCKRNPRSVGGGGVIRDHQGSFIVAFVEYYGQCTNNFEEANAMLHGLKLYFSGGFLNIIQISSKGNFTFVHAYGEGNSVADQLVNLGESLKVKVTFDTTSSLSDIVRSSPRLDHVGFPNFRFKPRKNHFTINDVSRYS, from the exons ATGGATGATTTAATCCAAGGGACACTTCACTTGCTATTCTGCTTGGCAGATGTTGAGGAGACAGAGGAATACTTCATTCGCTACTACCATGATTTG TGCAAACCTGATTTTGGCTGGCAAAAGCTGAACATTGATGGCTACTGTAAAAGAAACCCAAGAAGTGTCGGAGGTGGTGGTGTTATTAGAGATCATCAGGGATCCTTTATTGTAGCTTTTGTTGAGTATTATGGCCAATGCACCAATAATTTTGAAGAGGCAAATGCAATGCTACATGGGTTGAAATTATATTTCAGCGGAGGTTTTTTGAAT ATTATTCAAATCTCTAGCAAGGGTAATTTTACTTTTGTCCATGCATATGGAGAAGGTAATAGTGTTGCTGACCAACTTGTTAATCTGGGGGAAAGCTTAAAAGTTAAGGTCACATTTGATACTACTAGTTCTTTGTCGGACATAGTGAGATCTTCACCGAGACTTGATCACGTCGGTTTCCCAAACTTCAGATTCAAACCAAGGAAGAACCATTTTACTATTAACGATGTTTCTAGATATAGCTGA
- the LOC142175926 gene encoding uncharacterized protein LOC142175926 yields MDIVEQAWSIDVSGSPLWKFHLKLKNTCKMLSQWSRISVGNIFTTVKSLEDNIAMLELNLPMTTQANRVAHNQSNVKIIRAYKKEKAFWRQNFGIKWFVDGEVNTRFFHSVVKGKKRRLILSRLQDDNGNRIEGNQCIA; encoded by the coding sequence ATGGATATTGTTGAGCAAGCTTGGAGTATTGATGTCTCTGGTTCACCACTCTGGAAGTTCcatttaaaacttaaaaatacCTGCAAAATGCTTTCACAATGGTCCAGAATATCTGTTGGAAATATTTTTACAACTGTAAAATCCTTAGAGGATAATATTGCAATGTTGGAACTTAATCTACCAATGACAACTCAAGCTAATAGAGTTGCCCATAATCAAAGTAATGTTAAGATAATAAGGGCATACAAGAAGGAAAAGGCTTTTTGGAGACAAAACTTTGGAATCAAGTGGTTTGTGGATGGAGAAGTCAACACCAGATTCTTTCACTCTGTGGTCAAGGGCAAGAAGAGGAGGTTAATTTTATCTAGACTGCAAGATGATAATGGCAACCGGATTGAAGGAAATCAGTGTATTGCTTAG